The Salvelinus fontinalis isolate EN_2023a chromosome 39, ASM2944872v1, whole genome shotgun sequence genome has a window encoding:
- the LOC129838702 gene encoding plakophilin-2-like, with product MEAPQFMKSVLPALDSFTLDAGDTSLALPPEDNTKTHSTDRGFRVQQQVQLTLARKGKKTTSNGSLHLSRKPSIITGSRDGTLNNMKTHSPLSQIGGRDFSSLSSLKENIRSPPKRVDLTPVTSPELPHSHLAYRTLRFGTYTLPGPSKPPMMGTSVERSYGTDLMRRYAHSEVARSTRTHAMANGGNYHWGQSLRQTRGPQPLSADHSFLCSSPAIRTDNSSYLMEVHRGARRQTGYGSFNATQRAEGLAWLGQVGRESQKHVGAKWPCSYPASLVSMEVDMCQKREAVEPEIQQTDVNDVTALKPESKVPELTLERAVKLLGQENEEMQITAASFIQNQCFNSADAKKMVFYLHGIPRLIKLLQSDSEELERIAAGALRNVVFESSENKMEVKDNEGVAPTLRLLRRSRDIATRRQLTGLLWNLSSHDLLKEHLSKEALEILTTSVLVPCSGLSEGENPKDGLLADPDTFYNATGCLRNISSAGPEGRKAMRQCENLIDSLVYYIRGTIADYKPDDKSTENCVCILHNLSYQVELPQKYASELHESRLNLAPKTKTPGCFGSRSAKIIQCLEPKRPLLEEKGSPCGMEWLWSAITVRMYLSIMARSIRPYTQEAAIGALQNITAGNGLVSQAIAHTIVQRENGLLQTMKMLQEGGMDVKKTAISLLCNISRHRELHAHIVKQLLPQLVVMLPNSDTSTDLPTEVTVSLCHILINLSQDETQHVRAIVNHGALPKIINISAKDNGFGPTRAGQAACILLHNMWSHSELHRAYRKAGYRKADFVNSRTSKAVH from the exons ATGGAAGCGCCGCAATTTATGAAGTCAGTTTTACCTGCGCTAGACTCATTCACACTTGACGCAGGTGACACGAGTTTGGCATTACCACCGGAGGATAATACAAAGACTCATTCAACCGACCGGGGTTTTCGTGTTCAGCAACAAGTGCAGCTCACACTTGCTCGTAAGGGCAAAAAGACAACGTCCAATG GTAGTCTTCATCTATCCAGAAAGCCATCAATTATCACCGGTTCCAGAGATGGAACCTTGAATAACATGAAG ACACACTCACCTTTGAGCCAGATCGGAGGCAGGGACTTCAGCAGCCTGTCGTCTTTGAAGGAGAATATAAGAAGTCCACCTAAGAGGGTGGATTTGACCCCAGTCACCAGCCCTGAGTTACCTCACTCCCATCTGGCTTACAGGACACTCCGTTTCGGAACCTACACTCTACCCGGTCCTAGCAAGCCGCCCATGATGGGGACTTCAGTGGAGCGGTCGTATGGGACAGACTTGATGCGACGTTATGCCCATTCGGAAGTGGCCCGTAGCACAAGGACGCACGCCATGGCTAACGGCGGCAACTACCACTGGGGCCAGTCCCTCAGACAGACTCGAggtcctcagcccctctctgcaGACCACTCATTCCTGTGCAGCAGCCCTGCGATTCGCACCGACAACAGCTCCTACCTGATGGAGGTTCATAGGGGGGCGAGGAGACAAACAGGCTACGGGTCATTCAATGCTACCCAGAGAGCAGAGGGCCTGGCCTGGCTGGGCCAGGTGGGGAGGGAGAGCCAGAAGCATGTGGGAGCCAAATGGCCTTGCTCGTACCCAGCCTCGCTGGTCAGTATGGAGGTGGACATGTGCCAGAAGAGGGAGGCGGTGGAGCCAGAGATCCAGCAGACAGACGTGAATGACGTCACTGCGCT GAAGCCAGAGAGCAAGGTGCCTGAGCTGACATTAGAGAGGGCAGTGAAGCTGCTGGGCCAAGAGAATGAGGAGATGCAGATCACTGCTGCCAGCTTTATTCAAAACCAATGTTTCAACAGCGCTGACGCTAAGAAGATG gtgttctacctccacggtatacCCAGGCTGATCAAACTGCTGCAGAGCGACAGCGAGGAGCTGGAGCGCATAGCAGCGGGGGCGCTCCGAAACGTCGTCTTCGAGAGCAGCGAGAACAAGATGGAGGTGAAAGACAACGAGGGCGTGGCCCCTACACTGCGTCTGCTCAGGAGAAGTCGCGACATAGCGACCCGGCGGCAGCTCACTG GGCTGTTGTGGAACCTATCCTCCCATGACCTGCTGAAGGAGCATCTCTCCAAAGAGGCCCTGGAGATCCTGACCACGTCTGTGCTGGTGCCCTGCTCAGGCCTGTCTGAGGGGGAGAACCCCAAAGATGGCTTGCTGGCTGACCCAGACACCTTTTACAACGCCACTGGCTGCCTCCG AAACATAAGTTCGGCTGGTCCAGAAGGGAGAAAAGCCATGCGGCAGTGTGAGAACCTTATTGACTCACTGGTATACTACATCCGCGGGACCATAGCTGACTACAAGCCTGATGACAAG TCCACAGAGAACTGTGTGTGCATCCTACACAACCTCTCCTACCAGGTGGAGCTTCCACAGAAGTACGCCAGCGAGCTCCATGAGTCTCGACTCAACCTGGCTCCAAAGACCAAGACCCCAGGCTGTTTCGGCTCACGCAGTGCCAAAATCATCCAG TGTCTTGAACCAAAGCGCCCTCTGCTGGAGGAGAAGGGTAGTCCCTGTGGGATGGAGTGGCTGTGGAGCGCCATCACTGTGCGCATGTACCTGTCAATCATGGCCCGCAGCATCCGTCCCTACACTCAGGAGGCTGCCATCGGAGCCCTACAGAACATCACAGCTGGGAACGGCCTA GTATCCCAGGCCATCGCCCACACCATAGTACAGCGGGAGAATGGCCTACTACAGACCATGAAGATGCTccaggaaggagggatggatgtgAAGAAGACTGCTATATCCTTGCTATGTAACATCTCACGCCACAGAGAGCTTCACGCTCACATTG TCAAACAGTTGTTGCCACAGCTGGTGGTCATGTTACCCAACTCGGACACGAGCACAGACCTGCCTACAGAGGTGACCGTGTCCCTGTGCCACATCCTCATCAACCTGAGCCAGGATGAGACGCAGCACGTCAGGGCCATCGTCAACCACGGGGCGCTGCCCAAGATCATCAACATCAGCGCAAAGGACAACGG GTTTGGTCCCACCAGGGCTGGCCAGGCAGCCTGCATCCTACTACACAACATGTGGAGCCACTCAGAGCTCCACAGGGCCTATAGGAAG GCTGGATATAGGAAAGCAGACTTCGTCAACAGCAGGACATCAAAGGCTGTACATTAA